A genome region from Scomber japonicus isolate fScoJap1 chromosome 15, fScoJap1.pri, whole genome shotgun sequence includes the following:
- the LOC128373972 gene encoding phosphatidylinositol 4-phosphate 5-kinase type-1 alpha-like has protein sequence MATAAEEPPGLQGHTGNSTGTRKNVSPESPTTSTSQTNKKTIGHRGIDPTGETTYKKTTSSALKGAIQLGITHTVGSLSQKPERDVLLQDFEVVESIFFPSEGSNLTPAHHYGDFRFKTYAPIAFRYFREMFGIRPDDYMYSLCNESLIELSSSGASGSLFYVTSDDEYIIKTVQHKEAEFLQKLLPGYFMNLNQNKRTLLPKFYGLYCVQAAGKNIRIVVMNNLLPSTVRMHLKFDLKGSTYKRRASAKERDKAVPTFKDLDFMQDMPEGLLLEGDKYNGVCKTIHRDCLLLQSFKIMDYSLLVGIHNLDQAFQEQEAVAGDMDQRRPQGQKSLYSTAIEAIQAEAGSMGPLETGDQTGGIPARNSKDERLLVYIGIIDILQSYRFVKKLEHSWKALVYDGDSVSVHRPSFYAERFQKFMCNTVFRKITVRSSPSKKRRTLSHGPMKKSGGTGPYLLAAASSTNQHPALQHQVSSDTREDNEADNFKQSGRPDLLPEPSPQSNTAEPAVFSSSGNSEHVPTSQPLPHTLDLNNTHSKDQEPSATKRAVFGTLEESIGGEDVISLSDIVPQASKCSV, from the exons ATGGCCACAGCTGCAGAGGAGCCACCAGGGCTGCAGGGCCACACTGGAA attCAACTGGAACTCGTAAAAATGTCTCTCCGGAG AGTCCAACCACTAGCACCTCTCAgaccaataaaaaaacaattggCCATCGTGGGATTGACCCCACTGGAGAGACCACGTACAAGAAG ACAACCTCATCAGCGCTCAAAGGTGCTATCCAGTTAGGCATCACTCACACGGTGGGCAGCTTAAGTCAGAAACCTGAGAGAGATGTGCTGCTGCAGGACTTTGAAGTGGTGGAAAGCATCTTCTTCCCCAG TGAGGGCAGCAACCTGACCCCAGCACACCATTATGGAGACTTCAGGTTCAAGACATACGCCCCAATCGCCTTTCGCTACTTCAGAGAGATGTTTGGCATCCGGCCTGATGACTACATG TATTCTCTGTGTAATGAATCCCTGATTGAGCTGTCAAGCTCTGGAGCCAGTGGGTCTCTCTTCTACGTCACCAGCGATGATGAATACATCATTAAGACCGTGCAGCACAAAGAGGCAGAATTTCTACAGAAACTGCTTCCAGGATACTTCATG AACCTGAATCAGAACAAGCGGACCTTATTACCAAAGTTTTATGGACTCTACTGTGTCCAGGCAGCGGGTAAAAACATCCGTATTGTAGTCATGAACAATCTGCTCCCGAGCACCGTACGGATGCATTTAAAGTTTGATCTAAAGGGCTCCACCTATAAGCGTCGGGCCTCAGCTAAAGAGAGAGATAAGGCAGTGCCAACGTTCAAGGACTTAGATTTCATGCAGGACATGCCTGAAGGGCTCTTACTGGAGGGGGACAAGTACAATGGTGTTTGCAAGACCATCCATAGAGATTGCCTG ctcttgcagagtttcaagaTTATGGACTACAGCCTCCTTGTAGGAATCCACAACCTGGACCAGGCTTTTCAAGAGCAAGAAGCAGTGGCAGGGGATATGGACCAGAGGAGGCCACAAGGTCAGAAGTCATTATACAGCACTGCTATAGAGGCCATCCAGGCAGAGGCAGGGAGCATGGGACCACTGGAAACAGGAGACCA AACGGGAGGAATTCCAGCACGAAACTCAAAAGACGAGAGGCTGCTGGTGTACATTGGCATTATTGACATCCTACAGTCTTATAG ATTCGTGAAGAAGCTTGAACACTCATGGAAAGCCCTTGTTTATGATGGG gATAGTGTGTCAGTACACAGGCCGAGCTTCTACGCAGAACGATTTCAGAAGTTCATGTGCAATACAGTCTTCAGAAAGATAACAg TAAGGTCTTCTCCATCTAAGAAGCGCCGCACACTTTCCCATGGCCCGATGAAAAAGTCCGGTGGTACTGGACCTTATCTGTTagcagcagccagcagcacCAACCAGCATCCTGCACTACAACATCAAGTCAGCTCCGACACCAGAGAAGACAATGAGGCAGACAATT TTAAGCAGTCAGGTCGTCCTGACCTCCTCCCAGAGCCCTCACCACAGAGCAATACCGCTGAACCCGCCGTTTTCTCCTCCTCGGGAAACTCTGAACATGTTCCTACAAGTCAGCCTCTGCCCCACACCCTGGATTtgaataacacacacagcaaagacCAGGAGCCCAGCGCCACCAAGAG AGCTGTGTTTGGGACTCTTGAAGAAAGCATCGGTGGTGAGGATGTAATCTCACTCAGTGACATAGTTCCTCAAGCAAGTAAATGTTCA GTGTAG
- the LOC128373973 gene encoding extracellular matrix protein 1-like: MILIGGLTGFWIFALMTLHSANLGETNPLNEPDVPFPPGFPTAENIAAICHHGNGRPRYPDSFFPGSGVSHWKRRGNAINKLESWYSLCCSGAVVHQSSQILCCSQQAWKQALSEFCVAEYSTMTRAYECCRKKGDERWSCFDSELPNPNYDPTPGYTAPQLPLELGFSFNADAC; the protein is encoded by the exons ATGATTTTGATTGGAGGCCTCACAGGATTTTGGATATTTGCACTGATGACTCTTCACAGTGCAAATTTGGGAG AGACCAACCCTCTCAATGAGCCAGACGTCCCTTTCCCACCTGGCTTTCCAACAGCTGAGAATATCGCTGCCATTTGCCATCACGGTAACGGTCGTCCCAGATACCCGGACAGCTTCTTCCCAGGCTCCGGAGTCAGCCACTGGAAACGCCGTGGAAATGCCATCAACAAGCTGGAGTCGTGGTACAGTTTGTGCTGCAGTGGAGCGGTAGTGCATCAGAGCAGCCAGATCCTCTGCTGTTCCCAACAAGCT tgGAAACAAGCTCTGTCCGAGTTCTGTGTGGCGGAATATAGTACCATGACTCGCGCATACGAATGCTGCAGGAAGAAAGGAGACGAACGGTGGTCATGTTTTGACAGTGAGCTGCCAAACCCCAACTATGACCCAACACCAGGCTACACTGCACCCCAACTGCCCCTAGAGCTGGGATTCTCCTTCAATGCAGATGCTTGTTAA